The nucleotide window gacaccgggggcacatccagcccagccagttgtagctgctcaggaatatgtagttcttaccatgctagaggacgagcagtgtaggttggagaggttttggtagactttagcctgGGACCTTCAGTGATGCAAAGGGAGAGGATGCCcggggtttcttggataagtgtcagaggatgcttcgtacaacgggtattctagagaccagcgcggtcgctttcactacttatcagttttctagagctgccttcacttggtgggagactttggagaggcgtaggcctgttggtgcagcaccacttacctggcagcagttctctgttctctttctggagaagtatgtgtcgttGTCTCACATAAAGGAGCTACGCATGCAGTTTAAGTGGTTGCtctagggagagatgactgtaaCGCAGTATGATATGAGGTTcttcgagttagctcgtcatgctatttggttggtttcgaaagagagagagaggattaggaggtttgttgatggcctcacttatcagcttcgtattcttatgactagggagagggtgactggggCTACTttagaggaggttgtggatatttcccgtgagattgagtctgttcgtcgccaggagtgagaggagagggaggctaaaaAGTCTCGAGGATCTAGTAGTTACAGCGGTACGCCTTCGAGAGGTCAGGTTCAGTATTGTAGAGgctgtccattcaggcatgctcaaccaactcgcccaggttatcgtgggatgtcattgggccatggttctcacagttcttatcagggccagtcatcacttagtgcccttccagcttagaatttgtctcgtgctccatcagttcagggctattctatgccgagtgcatctgctagtcattccaatgctaggggttcccttcagtccccttctccagcacccaTGAgctgctatgagtgtggagagatgggtcatatgtggaggcagtgtcctcgtcgtcttacGATTTCATCTGAGAagaggggtcagtcatcagcTTCatcgccagttacttcaccaccatcGCCAGTTCATCTGAGTCTCTCActttacttgttcatgtatctaccccggtgggcaatactgttgttgtagaccatgtgtagcGGTactgtgtggtgactattgggggtctgtaCACCCGAGtgaatcttttattattgtgtatggtggatttcgatgtcattttgggcatggattggctatctccgtgtcatgctattttttactgtcatgctaagacagtcacattggctataccgggtgtgccacggaatGAGtagcgaggtgtgactgattatgttcccagtagagtgatttcattcttgaaggcccaacgtatggttgagaagggttgtctttcgtatctagcctttgtgagggatgtcgatgcagagactcccaatattgattatgttcctgttgtgagggattttcccgatgtatttcctgcagacctgccggccatgccaccggatagggatattgattttggtattgaccgggtgtcgggcacttagcccatttctattccgccgtatcgtatggcaccagcggagttgaaggagttaaaggatcagcttcaggaactcctcgataagggggttcattcggcctagtgtgtcaccttggggtgcgccggttctattcgtgaagaagaagcaCTACTAGAAAAAAGGCTTATGGCAACCCTTCTAAAACTGTTGCAATAAATACACTAACCGACCCTATAGAGATACTGGGACGATTTAGCACTCGTTCCCGGATTTGCTGTTACCATAGGTCTATTAGAACGTGAAATAGTTACAAAATCGTCCCCGTATATTGTTACATCAATCTGTGGAACAGTTTTATTTTGGTGGGACGGTTATAAACCGTTCTGATATATTTGTGCGAACGATATTTTACGACTATCGCAACGGTTTTTATAATATATTGTAATGGTTTTTGTGATCTATTGCAACAATTATCTATAGCCTATTGTAACAGTTATTAGGGGCTGCTATTATTGTTTGCTAGGTCTATTGCAACGGTTATATGGTATATTTCAATGGTTATATATATTTATAGCTAGGAATATTTCCCTTGCAACAAAATTTTATACACCATAACTTATATAACAAAATTTTATACACCATAACTTATATAAACTacaaaataacattgaaatatCAAACTAGCATTATCCatacacaaaaataaaatatgcAATATTGTTTGATCAACAATATCTAAGTTGAAATAGATGAGTTTGCGTACAAAAAGTTCTAAACTAAAATATCCTGGAACATAATGAGAAAGTCTAGCAACGATCAACAACACTCAGGTAAGGTCTTCATCACTGCTTTCATCTGCAATCGTTGCACCTACAAATGACGATCAATAAATgattaaacaaagaaaattttaagaTGTTTGAATCACAAAGTAATTGATTCAAAGCCTGAATGTCAAACAAGAAGATAAATATTTTCTAACTTCCAATATTTCCATAAGACAACTAAAAGGTTTTACATTTTCAAATGACATTAGTATTCAAAGCCTCAACTCCATTTCAAAGCCAATCAATTCCAACAGCAGACCAAAGTAACGAAGGAACACTCTAGCTCCTGTCAATTTACACTGCAGAATCTAACATTTGACAATTAAAAATAGAGGAACACAAACGCAGATTCTAACTGACATAATGCGTACAGATACAGCAACCAAAAGTCACTTCACTATGCTAATTGACACATAAAACAATCTGCCCAAATTCCAGAATCAGCAATAGACAAATGATAGAATTCAACTCTCTAGATATTACTACATGAACAGATTATTTCAACAACCTAAGGCATCGGAAACtcacaaaaattattaaattgtcAATGAGTTAATACCTGTAATGAGCTGGCCTCCTTTGATGCTACCAATAGATGGACGATGAATTGGTTGCAAAGTTGTTTGTTGTGAAGATGAAACTTCTCTTGGTGAATTATCACCCAATGCTGCTAGAATAATATTAGCATCAATGTTAATTCCAGAACGTTGAAGTCGTGCAAGAACATCCGCAATAACTTCTTGACAAATAGTTGCCTTTTGTTCCTCAATTTTTTCTTCCATTCTCTGtattttttcctccattttttgcAAACAATTTGTGGAATGTGAAGAGTGTTCAGAACATCCTACTTTTCCTCTCAAAGAAGTTCTTGTAACCCCCCGTCCATACAATCTCAAACGCCTTGGATGTTCCTGTCCCATGACAGCTGCAAATGCCTCTATGGGCTCATTGCCATTTTCAGTTTGTTATGCTTTTATATCCTCCATTTCAGCCTACAAagcaaattcaaaaatatagaaTTCAAGTAAATAACAAGTAAACGAACAGAAATATACGATTTATCTCGGTATAACAATAGTTAAGTATAATTCGCACAATTTTACTAGTTGTGTCTTCATCCAAGAACATGTATGATCGTCCAGCTTTCCTTTTTCTTGCAGCTACAAAGACTTCCTTTGGTGTTAAAGGATCCGAAATTTCCTTATCATTTTCCTAGTCACGTGGAAATGTGTTAGTATTCCTAATGACCTGCCATAAACTAAACATGAGCCAAAACTTAGaaatattttttcatgatttgcgAGTTACACACCAACTTAGAGCGAACTAAAGCAAAACTTCTTTTTCCAGCAGTGTAAGGATTCTTCAACTTTTCCCGGTTTTCAATATTAGTTTTGGACATTTTCTGCAGGAAGAAAGAAGCACCAAATAACAACTTACAAATAGAACTTGAGAAGTATACAGTAAACACAATAGAAGAGAAAATATAGATAGATAAAGATGAGATCAAGTAACCAGAGCAATCCACAGAAgcacataataaaataaaatatgcagTCCATATGGGCCAGACTTTTCACATTTAAAAGTTTCTGTAAAATCAGTAGCTCTATGTAATAAGCAGTGTCTTAAGAACCCAATTGATGAAGATGACAGATATGCCACATCAAATACTGTACAGTTTTAAGAAGAGCACATAAAGGAATTGCTGAAATGCTATAGAGATAATAAGTACGTGCATAAGCACATGTCAAATTGCAGTTGGACCAACAACAGATGGAATGGAACACCATCACTGTGTAAGACTCCAGAAACAGCACTTAGATCAATGAAAGAAGGCATAAAATACCAACCATGTGTAATGAGAAACATATTTgtcacaaggaaaatcacaacaaatatgCTTCCAAAGTATGTGTGAGCTTGAAAATAAAACTAAGTACCAACGGAAAAAATAATTGCAATAATTACAACATGTTTAAGGCATGATGGTGCCAACATTGCAATTTTGTACAAACAATTAAAATATATTCCTAGGATCATAATTAAGTTTACATGTCATTGCACTCCAAAATGCCTCCTCCTTCCTTTGATTTGTCACAATAATATGACACATTAACAATACTGTCTACCAGTTTCAAAATTCAAGATcttatattaatttattatttcaTAATATTTGACTTTCATGTGATATTCAATTTCATATTCACATCTTCTTAAGCTGCTGAAGCAGCTTTCTCCAGAGGCTCATTGTTACATAGGCTTGTATTTGGTCAAGATCACatttttaagaagaagaagaagaagacaaaaatggaggaaatatctccgggaggaggaggaggaagaggaggaggaggaggaggaagaagaagttctagaagaagaataagaacaaGTAGAAAGAACTAGACTTACCTGGAGATTTTCAGAGTTCCAATACCTAAGGAGTTCCTTAAACTGAGAAGCTAGAACATCTTCAGGGACATTTTTCATTCGAGTTTCATCATTTTGATAGGCGTCAAAGTGAAATTTTTTCAATCTACTCTTGTGCTTTCTCCAGGTAGCTTGGACTATTTCCAAAGTatattttttatcatatttatcCTACAATTGGTGTCAAATCTGTTAATGcagaaaatatgaaagattttcaactaaaaattgaaaatgaagatCTTCTGACCTTGGTATATTCCCATACATCCTCTTTTGTATCCATCTTCCTCCAATCCAAAATATCAAGAGGACATAGAGTCGCATTCCTTGCCAACGTGCCGAGGAAACTTCCAAACTCTAGCACAACAGCTTCAGTAGGACCAACAGGTTGATTTAAGTAGttaattaaaatcaatttacGCTCTTGCTGTCCATGTACACTTTTCATCTTTGTTCGACCTCTGTTTCTCCTTTGAATGGAAGGGCCTACAACCATACAAACCAAAGAAAACCACCAAATTACTATTGTTGATACATTGTGTATGACTGAAATAGGATGTAAGCATTTTAGATAAAGTCTATACGGTCTTACCTTGTTCCTCACATTGTTCATTTGTGATAGGAATTGTCGAATCCAACTGAACTCGTTCCTCTACTTGTTCCTCTACTACTTGTGTTGCAGGAGTGGTTGATCTAATGTGTACATGCTACTTCTGGATATTGGGGTATTAGCTGATTCTCTTCAATGATATTCGACTCTCTTTGTTAGATGGACGCTCTTTGTTAGATGGACGTGCAGGAACAACATATTTTTGGCTAAACGAACTCCTTATTTGGTTTGCCAAAGATGCCATTGTTCCAGCTTTTATGTATGTGACGTTTGTCTTTCTTTTGGCTTTTGAAGGTCTTTCTTGATTCATATTTATCAGAACCTGATGAAGAATACAAATTAAATTAGCTCTAACAGGTATTATATAAAAGACGACAGTTGAATTCAAAGGATCAGACTATTACCTTTACCTCCACAGTAGACCTCTTCTTATGAGTTTCCTCTTTTCTTATTCACCTGTCAAAGATAAATAAGGGGTTGTCAACTTTTTTTTCTACATAAATCCACACAACATATATTACTGGTGGTACAAGGGTCTTTTGTTGATTGGATGCATGGTTGCAAGTGTTGTTATATTTGGGGGTCTCGTGATCGCTTTATGGTATCTTTGGGAAAGGAAAACCTCACTGAAGGAGGAGCCAGAGGACAACATAAAGAAGGTTGACATCCTACAGCAAAATTTTGAGGCCTCTTTACATAAGAATCTGGAAGAGGCTCGATCTGTTAATACTATCCGACATGGTGAAAGACCAGATTTCTAAGGTACATTTGGAGAAACATTTTAATGTGTACTACTATATTTTCATGACAATGtgttttaacttctttttctgcAGAGATATTTGGATCACATGCAAAGAGTTGGGGAAGTGTAGATATTGGTGTGATAGTATGTGGTCCTCCTACTCTACAGTCTAGTGTTTCTAAAGAGTGCAGAAGGCAGAACTTGCAAAGAAGAGGCCATCAGGCTATTTTCCATTTCAACAGCCTCAGTTTTGACCTCTAAATCACCCCAGTAAGCATGTGATAGCTCGTATAAGGAAGACTTGTTACTGCTCGAATGGGAACAAATTGTGGAAACCACAGGTTAAATCACATGTTCATGAACCAACAACCTTggaaaattaacaaaacaaaacaCTGTTGTGcaaactaagccaaaaaaatTTCTAGCACtgtccaaaactatccaaatttGCAAAAAAAAACACTGCCATAAACAACATTGTCCAAAACTGTCCAGATTTGCAAAAGAAAACTCTGCTATAAATAACACTGTCCAGATTTGCAAAAAAAAACTGTCCagatttgcaaaaaaaaatactGTTGTAAACAACACTGTCTAACAGTGTCTAGATTTGCATAAAAAAAAACACTGTCCAGATCTGCAAAACACTGCTGTAAACAACACTAATCTCTGTCTTAACAACAGTCAACAACTGATTTCTTAACACAGCAGAGCTCTGTTTTTTACATCAAAAAGCAATTCAAAGACAAATGGCCAAAGGAGTGCAAATCGAGCTTCAGAACTTTGCaacattaaaaaattaaaattccaaaaaaagatagaaaaaagcATAACAGAATGTTGAAAAACAATCAACCAAAAGCACTAACTAGTATGTGTACATATATGAAGTTACTACAATAGAACAAAGAGGTATTAGAAGCTAAGCCGCAACCTGTTATCAGCCTCCTATGCTTTCCAGTAATTCAGGTGCAGCAGAATTCAGATAGTGTTGGTGCAATGACTCTCAGTCTTGAAAATTGTTCATGCTCCCAAACTACCTACACCATTTAGTAGCTTTAGTACAGTAAAAGGACTAAACATTGCATACAAAGAcatttaaacaagtaaagatggtaTATATGACTGCTATATTAACCAGCAAAAACAAGCTTAATATACAAGGAACAGATACAAACTAAAATAATGGAATGATCCTGAAGCTTATTAAAATGAAACAACCACAAATACATGCATGCGTTATATCATCATCCTTCATGACTGCTATATTAACCGGCAAAAACAAGCTTAATATACAAGGAACTGATACAAACTAGACCATCTATGCAGAGTTATTAACAGGGACCCTTTGGAGTTGGTACCGGGAGGCAGTTTTAGCAATCAATACTTAAAAATGGTTTTATATAATCCCTTTTCTAGGTGACATAGGTGGAGTTCATCTTTGCTTCTAGATGGAAATGTGTAGAAAAAATTACTATAATAAAACTGAGGTTATACCAGATAAAAGAGAAACAAGGCATGATAGAAAAgaagaaataacaaaaatataaaggaaagagaaaagaTG belongs to Nicotiana tabacum cultivar K326 chromosome 6, ASM71507v2, whole genome shotgun sequence and includes:
- the LOC107801391 gene encoding uncharacterized protein LOC107801391, giving the protein MGQEHPRRLRLYGRGVTRTSLRGKVGCSEHSSHSTNCLQKMEEKIQRMEEKIEEQKATICQEVIADVLARLQRSGINIDANIILAALGDNSPREVSSSQQTTLQPIHRPSIGSIKGGQLITGATIADESSDEDLT
- the LOC142161600 gene encoding uncharacterized protein LOC142161600 yields the protein MKSVHGQQERKLILINYLNQPVGPTEAVVLEFGSFLGTLARNATLCPLDILDWRKMDTKEDVWEYTKDKYDKKYTLEIVQATWRKHKSRLKKFHFDAYQNDETRMKNVPEDVLASQFKELLRYWNSENLQKMSKTNIENREKLKNPYTAGKRSFALVRSKLENDKEISDPLTPKEVFVAARKRKAGRSYMFLDEDTTSKIAEMEDIKA